A window of the Gemmatirosa kalamazoonensis genome harbors these coding sequences:
- a CDS encoding methyltransferase domain-containing protein, which yields MLVPRRRRGRELLDDPAVDPALAERSLRDVARSNALFGGRRAVLRAVDALLPALGARATLLDVGTGLGDIPAAAQRLAAGRGVTLATVGVEFRPSLAAASRVRTDASVCGDVLALPLADGAVDVVTCSQLLHHFTEDDAVRALRELSRVARVAVVVGDLRRSWLAASLFWLVSWPLGFHRVTRHDGTLSVLRGFTADELRAMAERAGVPRPEVRRSLGWRLAATWRVARATERHLGESRDPGAAPRARAR from the coding sequence GTGCTAGTTCCCCGCCGCCGGCGCGGTCGCGAGCTGCTCGACGATCCCGCCGTGGACCCGGCGCTCGCCGAGCGGTCGCTGCGCGACGTCGCGCGGTCGAACGCGCTGTTCGGCGGGCGGCGCGCGGTGCTGCGTGCGGTCGACGCGCTGCTCCCCGCCCTCGGCGCCCGCGCGACGCTGCTCGACGTCGGCACGGGGCTTGGCGACATCCCCGCCGCGGCGCAGCGGCTCGCCGCGGGGCGGGGCGTCACGCTCGCGACCGTCGGCGTCGAGTTTCGCCCGTCGCTCGCCGCGGCGAGCCGCGTGCGCACCGACGCGTCGGTGTGCGGCGACGTGCTCGCGCTGCCGCTCGCCGACGGCGCCGTGGACGTCGTGACCTGCTCGCAGCTGCTGCACCACTTCACGGAGGACGATGCCGTGCGCGCGCTGCGCGAGCTCTCGCGCGTCGCCCGCGTCGCGGTCGTCGTCGGCGACCTGCGTCGGAGCTGGCTCGCGGCGTCCCTGTTCTGGCTCGTCTCGTGGCCGCTCGGCTTCCACCGCGTCACGCGCCACGACGGCACGCTCTCCGTGCTGCGTGGGTTCACCGCCGACGAGCTGCGCGCGATGGCCGAGCGCGCGGGGGTGCCGCGGCCCGAGGTGCGCCGGTCGCTCGGCTGGCGGCTCGCCGCGACCTGGCGCGTTGCCCGGGCAACCGAACGGCACCTCGGCGAAAGCCGGGACCCTGGCGCCGCGCCGCGCGCGCGGGCAAGGTAG
- a CDS encoding flavin reductase family protein, with product MPLDPDSFRSVLGRFASGVTVVTTVDEAGHDHGMTVSAFCSLSLEPPLVLVCIDRTASMHDLLQPERAFAVNVLSAGQEALSRRFASGDPPNRFDGLGYERGRTGVPLLQDVLAWLEARVERRHTEGDHTIVVGRVETAAAHQERPLLYYRGGYAQLER from the coding sequence ATGCCCCTCGACCCCGACAGCTTCCGCAGCGTGCTCGGACGGTTCGCGTCCGGCGTCACCGTCGTCACGACCGTCGACGAGGCGGGGCACGACCACGGCATGACGGTCAGCGCGTTCTGCTCGCTCAGCCTCGAGCCCCCACTCGTGCTCGTGTGCATCGACCGGACGGCATCGATGCACGACCTGCTGCAGCCCGAGCGCGCGTTCGCGGTGAACGTGCTCTCCGCGGGGCAGGAGGCGCTGTCGCGGCGCTTCGCGTCGGGCGACCCGCCGAACCGCTTCGATGGGCTGGGCTACGAGCGCGGCCGCACCGGCGTGCCGCTGCTGCAGGACGTGCTCGCGTGGCTCGAGGCCCGCGTCGAGCGGCGGCACACCGAGGGCGACCACACGATCGTCGTCGGCCGCGTGGAGACCGCCGCCGCGCACCAGGAGCGACCGCTGCTCTACTATCGCGGCGGCTACGCGCAACTTGAACGTTAG
- a CDS encoding SRPBCC family protein, with translation MTSTPDPAPTSQPERAPRKPYVLGPMPLDRVMMTLDERTVAAPVERIFALARDVEAWPRHLPHYRFVKFRRRARDGGGLVEMSANRAFGPMQWPTWWLSEMSVDERAPAVRFRHVDGVTTGMDVEWSFRRVDGGTHVRILHVWDGPGWPVIGTFAAVGVIGPVFVHGIAKRTLAGLAAVAEGTKGAG, from the coding sequence ATGACCAGCACGCCCGATCCCGCGCCGACGAGCCAGCCGGAGCGCGCGCCGCGCAAGCCGTACGTGCTCGGGCCCATGCCGCTCGACCGCGTGATGATGACGCTCGACGAGCGCACCGTCGCCGCGCCCGTCGAGCGGATCTTCGCGCTCGCGCGCGACGTCGAGGCGTGGCCGCGTCACCTGCCGCACTATCGCTTCGTGAAGTTCCGCCGCCGCGCGCGTGACGGCGGCGGGCTCGTGGAGATGTCGGCGAACCGCGCGTTCGGGCCGATGCAGTGGCCGACGTGGTGGCTCAGCGAGATGTCGGTCGACGAGCGCGCGCCTGCGGTCCGCTTCCGCCACGTCGACGGCGTGACGACGGGGATGGACGTCGAGTGGAGCTTCCGCCGCGTCGACGGCGGCACGCACGTGCGCATCCTGCACGTGTGGGACGGCCCGGGCTGGCCGGTGATCGGCACGTTCGCCGCCGTCGGCGTCATCGGGCCGGTGTTCGTGCACGGCATCGCCAAGCGGACGCTCGCCGGACTGGCCGCGGTCGCCGAAGGGACGAAGGGCGCTGGATGA
- a CDS encoding DUF92 domain-containing protein, with amino-acid sequence MPLSALVDDVWARAAAGLALAAAIALAARRARSLSPSGAVAAVVVGTAAIAAGWRYGALLIVYFVASSLLSRWRAVEKARRTGGVVEKGGERDARQVLANGAAFTVCALATLGPIGSAARPWEAAAAGALAAATADTWATEIGTLARRAPISLATLRTVPPGTSGAVSVPGTLALALGAVVVGALARALGIAAAWPVAAGGAAGAVADTLLGAALQERRWCARCDRATEQRVHACGMPTIHAGGVRGVDNDAVNLACTVVGAATGALLAGAP; translated from the coding sequence ATGCCTCTCTCCGCCCTCGTGGACGACGTGTGGGCGCGCGCCGCGGCCGGGCTCGCGCTCGCCGCGGCGATCGCGCTCGCCGCGCGGCGTGCGCGCTCCCTCTCGCCGAGCGGCGCCGTCGCCGCCGTCGTCGTCGGCACGGCGGCGATCGCCGCGGGCTGGCGCTACGGCGCGCTGCTCATCGTCTACTTCGTCGCGAGCAGCCTGCTGTCGCGGTGGCGCGCGGTGGAGAAGGCGCGTCGTACGGGCGGCGTCGTGGAGAAAGGCGGCGAGCGCGACGCGCGGCAGGTGCTCGCGAACGGCGCCGCGTTCACGGTGTGCGCGCTCGCCACGCTCGGGCCGATCGGTTCCGCGGCGCGGCCGTGGGAGGCCGCCGCCGCGGGCGCGCTCGCCGCGGCGACCGCCGACACGTGGGCGACGGAGATCGGCACGCTCGCCCGACGCGCGCCGATCTCGCTCGCCACGCTGCGCACCGTGCCGCCCGGCACGTCGGGCGCGGTGTCGGTTCCGGGCACGCTCGCCCTCGCGCTCGGCGCGGTCGTCGTCGGCGCGCTGGCGCGCGCGTTAGGCATCGCCGCGGCGTGGCCGGTCGCGGCGGGCGGCGCGGCCGGCGCCGTCGCCGACACGCTGCTCGGCGCCGCGCTGCAGGAGCGGCGCTGGTGCGCGCGCTGCGACCGCGCCACCGAGCAGCGCGTGCACGCGTGCGGCATGCCGACGATCCACGCGGGCGGCGTGCGCGGCGTGGACAACGACGCGGTCAACCTCGCGTGCACGGTGGTCGGTGCGGCGACCGGCGCGCTGCTCGCGGGGGCGCCGTGA
- a CDS encoding NAD(P)/FAD-dependent oxidoreductase, with the protein MSIGFDAQVIVVGGGPAGASTAWHLARAGVDVLVLDRARFPRDKTCAECLSPESARLLDAMGALDALSAVGAKLRGMVVRAPSGDEIRGGFVAAHGWRAPRDWGLAVSRRVLDATLVARARAVGARVREGARVADVVRDAAGRVCGVRVLDASGATTELRARIVVGADGLRSVIVRRLGLARVRAWPRRLALVAHWRGVDGITDHGEMHVERDGFVGIADIGDGVTNTSMVVPAREAQRISGDPASYLASWIRGRAHLAPRFAAAERVDTVRVTGPFASASRRGWAPGAALVGDAADFFDPFTGEGVFAALRGGEILAPFVAESCALPAARADRALAGYETARRRAFGGKWAVERIIGAVVDVPPLMNRAAHTLSRRRDLADLLVGVAGDFVPPSAVLNARYVWRVFVK; encoded by the coding sequence GTGAGCATCGGCTTCGACGCGCAGGTCATCGTGGTCGGCGGCGGCCCCGCCGGCGCATCCACGGCGTGGCATCTCGCGCGCGCCGGCGTCGACGTGCTCGTGCTCGACCGCGCGCGCTTCCCGCGCGACAAGACGTGCGCCGAGTGCCTGAGCCCCGAGTCCGCGCGGCTGCTCGACGCGATGGGCGCGCTCGATGCCCTCAGCGCGGTCGGCGCGAAGCTGCGCGGCATGGTGGTGCGCGCGCCGAGCGGCGACGAGATCCGCGGCGGCTTCGTCGCCGCGCACGGCTGGCGCGCGCCGCGCGACTGGGGGCTCGCCGTCTCCCGCCGCGTGCTCGACGCCACGCTGGTCGCGCGTGCGCGTGCGGTGGGCGCGCGCGTGCGCGAGGGCGCGCGCGTCGCCGACGTCGTACGTGACGCGGCGGGGCGCGTGTGCGGCGTGCGCGTGCTCGACGCGTCGGGCGCGACGACCGAGCTGCGCGCACGCATCGTCGTCGGCGCCGACGGGCTGCGGTCGGTGATCGTGCGCCGGCTCGGTCTCGCGCGCGTGCGCGCGTGGCCGCGGCGCCTCGCGCTCGTCGCCCACTGGCGCGGCGTGGACGGCATCACCGACCACGGCGAGATGCACGTCGAGCGTGACGGCTTCGTCGGCATCGCCGACATCGGCGACGGGGTGACCAACACGTCGATGGTGGTGCCCGCGCGCGAGGCGCAGCGGATCTCCGGCGACCCGGCGTCGTACCTCGCGTCGTGGATCCGCGGCCGCGCGCACCTCGCGCCGCGTTTCGCCGCCGCCGAGCGCGTGGACACGGTGCGCGTCACGGGGCCGTTCGCGTCGGCGTCGCGGCGCGGCTGGGCGCCCGGTGCGGCGCTCGTCGGCGACGCGGCGGACTTCTTCGATCCGTTCACCGGCGAGGGCGTGTTCGCCGCGCTGCGCGGCGGCGAGATCCTCGCGCCGTTCGTCGCCGAGTCGTGCGCGCTTCCCGCCGCGCGCGCCGACCGCGCGCTCGCCGGCTACGAGACCGCGCGCCGCCGCGCGTTCGGCGGCAAGTGGGCGGTGGAGCGCATCATCGGCGCGGTCGTCGACGTGCCGCCGCTCATGAACCGCGCCGCTCACACGCTGTCGCGCCGCCGCGACCTCGCCGACCTCCTCGTCGGCGTCGCCGGCGACTTCGTGCCGCCGTCGGCGGTGCTGAACGCGCGGTACGTGTGGCGTGTGTTCGTGAAGTGA